A DNA window from Mariprofundus aestuarium contains the following coding sequences:
- the rpsS gene encoding 30S ribosomal protein S19, producing the protein MARSLKKGPYIEASLQKKVDAAQASEKKGVIKTWSRRSTIAPDFVGMNFAVHNGNKFIPVFVTENMVGHKLGEFSPTRTYWGHGADKKARKR; encoded by the coding sequence ATGGCACGCTCATTAAAGAAAGGTCCATACATTGAGGCCTCCCTTCAGAAGAAGGTTGATGCTGCTCAGGCTTCTGAGAAGAAGGGTGTGATCAAAACATGGTCCCGTCGTTCGACCATTGCACCGGATTTTGTAGGCATGAACTTTGCCGTGCATAACGGTAACAAGTTTATCCCAGTGTTTGTGACTGAAAACATGGTTGGGCACAAGTTGGGTGAGTTTTCACCAACACGTACCTACTGGGGTCACGGCGCTGATAAAAAGGCTAGGAAGAGGTAA
- the rplN gene encoding 50S ribosomal protein L14, which yields MIQTETVLQVADNSGAKRVKCIKVLGGSKRRYASVGDVIVVAVKEAMPGGKVKKGEVQRAVVVRTAKEFRRTDGSSIRFDENAAVLLSKQNEPMGTRIFGPVTRELRAKGYMKIVSLAPEVL from the coding sequence ATGATTCAGACTGAAACCGTACTGCAGGTTGCAGATAACTCAGGCGCCAAGCGCGTAAAGTGCATCAAGGTTCTGGGTGGCTCCAAGCGTCGCTACGCCAGTGTTGGCGATGTGATTGTCGTGGCTGTAAAAGAGGCTATGCCTGGTGGTAAAGTGAAAAAGGGTGAGGTTCAGCGCGCTGTAGTTGTGCGTACTGCCAAAGAGTTCCGTCGTACCGACGGCAGCTCCATCCGTTTCGATGAGAATGCGGCAGTTCTGCTCTCCAAGCAGAATGAACCTATGGGCACCCGTATTTTTGGCCCTGTGACTCGCGAACTGCGTGCCAAGGGTTATATGAAGATTGTTTCCCTTGCACCAGAAGTACTGTAA
- the rplC gene encoding 50S ribosomal protein L3 codes for MSIGLIARKAGMTQIFAEDGSAIPVTVLNVEPCKVVARRTADRDGYDAVQVGFGSAKRNTTRPVQGHYAKQGQEVAGGLKEFRVAADAECELGQELNATQFEVGQKIDVSGTSKGRGFAGVMKRYNFAGGRATHGAEKVHRQMGSTGQCQWPGRVFPGKKMPGHYGNERITTQNLEVIRVDADSNRILVRGAVPGSRNGLVELRPAVKGA; via the coding sequence ATGAGTATTGGATTGATCGCCCGGAAAGCGGGCATGACACAGATCTTTGCAGAAGATGGTTCTGCAATTCCTGTGACTGTTTTGAATGTTGAACCTTGCAAGGTTGTTGCGCGCCGTACTGCGGACCGTGATGGTTATGATGCGGTTCAGGTTGGCTTTGGTTCTGCCAAGCGCAACACCACCCGTCCTGTTCAGGGTCACTACGCCAAGCAGGGCCAGGAAGTTGCTGGCGGACTGAAAGAGTTCCGCGTTGCTGCTGATGCCGAGTGTGAATTGGGTCAGGAGTTGAATGCAACTCAGTTTGAAGTCGGTCAGAAGATCGACGTCTCCGGCACCTCTAAGGGCCGCGGTTTTGCCGGTGTTATGAAGCGTTATAACTTTGCTGGTGGCCGTGCAACCCATGGTGCTGAAAAAGTACATCGTCAGATGGGCTCTACCGGTCAGTGTCAGTGGCCAGGTCGTGTATTCCCGGGCAAGAAGATGCCTGGTCATTACGGCAATGAGCGTATAACAACTCAGAATCTTGAAGTCATTCGAGTGGATGCAGATTCCAATCGCATTCTGGTTAGGGGTGCTGTTCCCGGTTCGCGTAACGGACTGGTTGAACTGCGTCCAGCCGTGAAGGGAGCGTAA
- the rplV gene encoding 50S ribosomal protein L22 — translation MSEQVRALHKNSKISSQKAGLMADAIRGLDVARALAVLALSPKKSARLYEKVLKSAIANAEQNNGLDVDRLFVSEAKADAGMTLKRFRPKGMGRMRKRFHRHSHLTVSVSERG, via the coding sequence ATGTCTGAGCAAGTTCGTGCGTTGCACAAAAACAGCAAGATCAGCTCCCAGAAAGCCGGTCTGATGGCTGATGCTATCCGAGGTCTGGATGTGGCTCGTGCCCTGGCTGTTTTGGCCCTGTCGCCAAAGAAGTCAGCCCGTCTGTATGAGAAGGTACTGAAGTCCGCCATTGCTAATGCTGAGCAGAATAATGGTCTGGATGTGGATCGACTGTTTGTATCAGAGGCGAAAGCCGATGCAGGCATGACGCTGAAGCGTTTCCGTCCGAAAGGAATGGGCCGTATGCGTAAACGTTTCCACCGCCACAGTCACTTGACCGTGTCTGTTAGTGAACGCGGTTAA
- the rpsH gene encoding 30S ribosomal protein S8, producing MMMDRIADMLTRIRNAQTAGIEKIEMPASNALLAIAELLKDEGYITAVKAYNHKGHRFLRLTLRYDDEGAPIIREIKRVSKSGRRVYVGADEIPRVKSGYGVAVVSTSQGIMTDKKARAARVGGEVICTVF from the coding sequence ATGATGATGGACCGTATTGCCGACATGCTGACGCGTATTCGTAACGCGCAGACGGCTGGAATTGAAAAAATTGAGATGCCTGCCAGTAACGCTCTTCTCGCTATTGCTGAGCTGCTTAAGGATGAGGGCTATATCACTGCTGTGAAAGCCTACAACCACAAGGGCCACCGTTTCCTGCGCCTGACCCTGCGCTACGATGACGAAGGTGCGCCAATCATTCGCGAGATTAAGCGCGTATCTAAATCTGGCCGCCGTGTTTATGTCGGCGCTGATGAGATTCCGCGTGTGAAGTCCGGTTATGGTGTTGCTGTTGTGAGCACCTCCCAGGGCATTATGACTGATAAGAAAGCTCGCGCTGCACGTGTTGGCGGCGAAGTTATCTGTACGGTCTTTTGA
- the rplX gene encoding 50S ribosomal protein L24, translating to MTTLVKTRIRRDDEVVVIAGRDKGTRAKVIRVMPQDGNVLVAKVNMIKRHTRQSQASAGGIIEKEAPMAISNVQYYCSKCESGVRLGSKQLEDGRKVRTCRKCGEVLDK from the coding sequence ATGACAACGTTGGTTAAAACCCGAATCCGCAGAGATGATGAAGTGGTTGTAATCGCCGGTCGCGACAAAGGTACGCGTGCCAAGGTGATTCGTGTGATGCCACAAGACGGCAATGTGCTGGTTGCCAAGGTGAATATGATTAAACGTCATACCCGCCAGAGCCAGGCTAGTGCCGGTGGTATTATCGAGAAAGAAGCGCCTATGGCGATCTCGAATGTGCAGTATTACTGCTCCAAATGTGAATCTGGTGTCCGTCTCGGTTCAAAGCAGCTGGAAGACGGCCGCAAAGTCCGCACTTGTCGCAAATGCGGCGAAGTGCTGGATAAGTAG
- the rplD gene encoding 50S ribosomal protein L4 has product MAKITIVDQNNKEVSKRELNPAVFGLESDAGFVHRVYASLASAQRGGTSATKTVANVSGGGKKPFKQKGTGRARQGTTRAAQMRHGGTAHGPNADTTFDSRINRKERRRAMCLVLSDCLREGKLTVVNKLELEAPKTKSFVEVLGALETTSGLFVLDSANSNVELSGRNIPHTKVVLDGQMTIHDLLKCERVILTEAAVDKLEERLS; this is encoded by the coding sequence ATGGCGAAGATCACCATCGTAGATCAGAACAATAAAGAAGTTAGCAAGCGTGAGCTGAATCCGGCCGTTTTCGGTCTTGAGTCAGACGCAGGCTTCGTACACCGTGTTTATGCATCACTTGCATCAGCACAGCGTGGCGGAACAAGCGCAACTAAAACCGTAGCGAATGTTTCCGGTGGCGGTAAGAAGCCATTCAAGCAGAAGGGTACTGGTCGTGCCCGTCAGGGTACTACCCGTGCTGCACAGATGCGTCATGGCGGAACTGCACATGGTCCGAATGCAGATACCACATTTGATTCACGCATCAACAGGAAAGAGCGTCGCCGTGCAATGTGCCTGGTTCTCTCCGACTGTCTGCGTGAAGGCAAGCTGACTGTAGTCAATAAGCTTGAGCTCGAAGCGCCGAAAACCAAGTCGTTTGTTGAAGTGCTGGGTGCGCTTGAAACTACATCCGGTTTGTTTGTGCTTGATTCAGCCAACAGCAATGTAGAGCTCTCCGGTCGTAATATCCCACACACCAAAGTGGTTCTCGATGGTCAGATGACTATCCACGACCTGCTTAAGTGTGAGCGTGTAATCCTGACCGAAGCTGCTGTAGATAAACTCGAGGAGCGTCTGTCATGA
- a CDS encoding type Z 30S ribosomal protein S14 encodes MASTRMIVKCNRKPKFKVRAYTRCQLCGRPHSVYRKLGICRICLRKHALAGEIPGMVKSSW; translated from the coding sequence ATGGCTTCAACGAGAATGATTGTCAAATGCAATCGTAAACCAAAATTTAAAGTTCGCGCTTATACGCGCTGCCAGCTGTGCGGTCGTCCGCATTCGGTTTACCGTAAGCTGGGCATCTGCCGTATCTGCCTGCGTAAGCATGCCCTTGCCGGAGAAATTCCTGGCATGGTTAAGTCGAGCTGGTAA
- the tuf gene encoding elongation factor Tu, whose product MAKEKFERNKPHVNIGTIGHVDHGKTTLTAAITKVLSLTGGAVFKDYGDIDGAPEERERGITIATAHVEYETEARHYAHVDCPGHADYVKNMITGAAQMDGGILVVSAADGPMPQTREHVLLARQVNVPHLVVYLNKADMVDDEELLELVEMEVRELLDSYDFPGDDTPIIIGSALKALEGDTSEIGAPSILRLMAAVDEYIPTPARDVDKPFLMPVEDVFSISGRGTVATGRIEAGIIKVGEEIEIVGIKDTVKTTCTGVEMFRKLLDSGEAGDNVGLLLRGVKREDIERGQVLAKPGSITPHTTFKAEAYILNKEEGGRHTPFFNGYRPQFYFRTTDVTGSVTLPEGTEMVMPGDNISMDVELITPIAMDKELRFAIREGGRTVGAGVVTDITK is encoded by the coding sequence ATGGCAAAGGAAAAGTTTGAACGTAACAAGCCGCATGTAAACATTGGTACCATTGGTCACGTCGACCATGGCAAGACCACGTTGACCGCTGCGATCACTAAGGTTCTGTCCCTGACAGGCGGCGCAGTCTTTAAAGACTACGGCGATATTGATGGTGCACCTGAAGAGCGCGAGCGCGGTATTACTATTGCGACAGCTCACGTTGAGTATGAGACAGAAGCTCGTCACTACGCTCACGTTGATTGCCCAGGCCATGCCGACTACGTTAAAAACATGATCACTGGTGCTGCACAGATGGACGGCGGTATTCTGGTTGTATCAGCTGCAGACGGCCCAATGCCACAGACTCGTGAGCACGTACTGCTTGCCCGTCAGGTAAACGTACCTCACCTGGTAGTCTACCTGAACAAGGCAGACATGGTTGATGACGAAGAGCTGCTTGAGCTGGTAGAGATGGAAGTTCGCGAGCTTCTGGACTCTTACGACTTCCCGGGTGACGACACTCCAATCATCATCGGTTCTGCGCTGAAAGCACTTGAAGGTGACACCTCTGAGATCGGTGCTCCATCTATCCTGCGTCTGATGGCTGCAGTGGATGAGTACATTCCTACACCTGCACGTGATGTAGACAAGCCATTCCTGATGCCTGTTGAGGATGTATTCTCAATCTCAGGTCGCGGTACTGTTGCTACTGGTCGTATTGAGGCTGGTATCATTAAGGTTGGCGAAGAGATCGAGATCGTTGGTATTAAAGACACCGTTAAGACTACTTGTACTGGTGTTGAAATGTTCCGCAAGCTTCTGGATTCCGGCGAAGCTGGCGACAACGTAGGTCTTCTTCTTCGTGGCGTTAAGCGTGAAGACATCGAGCGTGGTCAGGTTCTGGCCAAGCCAGGTTCAATCACTCCACACACCACATTCAAGGCTGAAGCTTATATCCTGAACAAGGAAGAGGGTGGTCGTCACACGCCATTCTTCAACGGCTACCGTCCACAGTTCTACTTCCGTACAACTGACGTGACTGGTTCTGTTACCTTGCCTGAAGGAACTGAGATGGTAATGCCTGGCGATAACATCTCTATGGATGTTGAGCTGATCACACCAATCGCAATGGATAAAGAACTCCGCTTCGCAATTCGCGAAGGCGGTCGTACGGTCGGCGCTGGCGTCGTTACCGACATCACTAAGTAA
- the rpsC gene encoding 30S ribosomal protein S3, protein MGQKVNPIGFRVGTTRNWESIWYANDKNFGNNLREDIKLRRHVKARLKHAGVSRIIIERPADKIKVTVHTSRPGVVIGKKGSEIDAVRKELVQKFGQEVQVFIVEVRRPEAEAQLVAENIAFQLERRVAFRRAMKRAVQSAMRMGAKGVRINCAGRLGGAEIARTEWYREGRVPLHTLRADVDYGFAEAHTTYGVVGVKVWVFHGIKLSGIDADNA, encoded by the coding sequence ATGGGACAGAAAGTAAATCCAATTGGATTCCGTGTTGGAACGACTCGTAACTGGGAGTCAATCTGGTACGCCAATGACAAGAATTTTGGTAATAACCTTCGCGAAGACATCAAGCTGCGTCGTCATGTGAAAGCACGACTGAAGCATGCAGGTGTTTCCCGTATTATCATTGAGCGTCCGGCTGACAAGATCAAGGTTACCGTTCATACCTCCCGCCCTGGTGTGGTGATTGGTAAGAAGGGTTCTGAGATTGACGCTGTTCGTAAAGAGCTGGTTCAGAAGTTCGGCCAGGAAGTTCAGGTGTTCATCGTAGAAGTACGTCGCCCTGAAGCTGAAGCACAGCTGGTAGCTGAGAATATTGCATTCCAGCTTGAGCGTCGTGTGGCATTCCGTCGTGCGATGAAACGTGCGGTGCAGAGTGCTATGCGCATGGGCGCAAAAGGTGTTCGCATTAACTGTGCCGGTCGTCTGGGTGGTGCTGAAATCGCACGTACCGAGTGGTATCGCGAAGGCCGTGTGCCGTTGCATACCCTGCGCGCTGATGTTGATTATGGTTTTGCTGAAGCTCATACCACCTACGGTGTAGTTGGCGTGAAGGTCTGGGTATTCCATGGTATTAAGCTCAGCGGCATTGACGCTGACAACGCATAA
- the rplB gene encoding 50S ribosomal protein L2 → MALKALKPTTNGNRGRIGVVNEGLHKGAPEKSLVVGLTKSGGRNNNGRITSFHRGGGHKRLYRMVDFKRDNYGVGGTVARVEYDPNRTAHIALVVFSNGDKRYILAPQGLRPGDEVMSGPDAEIRPGNALPLSNIRVGTQVHNVEMKPQKGGQIARSAGSSVQLMGKEGTKAILKMPSGEFRRVDIRCMASIGVMGNGDHSNRKVGKAGRTRWLGIRPNVRGVVMNPIDHPHGGGEGRTSGGRHPVTPWGVPTKGHKTRAKNKASNRDIIRRRNQK, encoded by the coding sequence ATGGCATTGAAGGCATTGAAACCAACAACAAATGGTAACCGTGGACGCATCGGCGTAGTAAACGAGGGTCTGCACAAGGGCGCTCCGGAGAAAAGCCTGGTTGTCGGCCTGACTAAATCAGGTGGCCGCAACAATAACGGACGCATTACCAGCTTCCATCGTGGTGGCGGACACAAGCGCCTTTACCGTATGGTCGATTTCAAGCGTGACAATTACGGCGTTGGCGGTACAGTTGCGCGCGTTGAATATGATCCTAACCGCACAGCGCATATCGCACTGGTAGTTTTCAGTAACGGCGACAAGCGTTATATCCTCGCGCCACAGGGCCTGCGTCCGGGTGATGAAGTGATGAGCGGTCCTGATGCAGAGATTCGTCCTGGCAATGCTTTGCCACTGAGCAATATCCGCGTCGGTACTCAGGTACACAACGTAGAGATGAAGCCTCAGAAGGGCGGCCAGATTGCTCGTAGTGCTGGTTCATCAGTTCAGTTGATGGGTAAAGAAGGTACTAAGGCCATTCTGAAGATGCCATCCGGCGAGTTCCGTCGTGTGGATATCCGCTGCATGGCAAGCATTGGTGTAATGGGTAATGGTGATCACTCCAACCGTAAGGTAGGCAAGGCGGGTCGCACTCGCTGGCTGGGTATTCGTCCAAACGTTCGTGGTGTTGTAATGAACCCGATCGATCACCCGCATGGTGGTGGTGAAGGCCGTACATCCGGTGGTCGTCATCCGGTAACCCCGTGGGGCGTACCAACCAAGGGTCACAAGACCCGTGCAAAGAACAAGGCGTCGAACCGTGATATTATTCGCCGCCGTAACCAGAAGTGA
- the rplP gene encoding 50S ribosomal protein L16, translating into MLQPKKIRWRKHHKELQRIRGKSPRGASLNFGQYGLKAMEPGRITARQIEAARITINRHVKRQGRVWIRIFPDLPVSKKPAEVRMGKGKGSPEFWVAAVKAGRILYEMDGTDEELARGALERAAAKLPIRTKIVVRGVGR; encoded by the coding sequence ATGTTGCAACCTAAGAAAATTCGCTGGCGCAAGCACCATAAAGAGCTGCAGCGCATCCGCGGTAAAAGCCCGCGTGGCGCAAGCCTGAACTTTGGCCAGTATGGTCTGAAAGCGATGGAACCTGGTCGTATTACCGCTCGTCAGATTGAAGCGGCGCGTATTACCATTAACCGTCACGTTAAACGTCAGGGTCGCGTATGGATCCGTATCTTCCCGGATCTGCCTGTTTCCAAGAAACCTGCAGAAGTTCGAATGGGTAAAGGTAAGGGGTCTCCGGAGTTTTGGGTGGCCGCTGTCAAGGCTGGCCGTATCCTGTACGAAATGGATGGTACCGACGAAGAGTTGGCTCGCGGTGCGCTTGAGCGCGCAGCTGCTAAACTTCCAATCCGTACTAAGATTGTCGTGCGTGGAGTAGGACGATGA
- the rplR gene encoding 50S ribosomal protein L18: MSVKRYESNGAVRRARKVRARVKAGGRLRLSIFRSARHVYAQVIDDANGTTLAAASSLEAGVKAGGNRTGAEEVGKLIAERAVKAGISEVAFDRGSFSYHGRVKALAEGARAGGLKF, from the coding sequence ATGTCTGTTAAACGTTATGAATCCAATGGCGCTGTGCGCCGTGCTCGCAAGGTTCGCGCTCGCGTTAAGGCCGGTGGCCGCCTTCGTTTGAGTATTTTCCGTTCCGCCCGCCATGTGTATGCGCAGGTGATCGATGACGCTAATGGTACAACATTGGCGGCTGCATCCAGCCTCGAAGCTGGCGTAAAAGCTGGTGGCAACAGGACTGGTGCAGAAGAAGTAGGTAAATTGATTGCCGAGCGCGCTGTTAAAGCGGGTATCTCAGAGGTTGCTTTCGATCGCGGCAGCTTCTCATACCACGGCCGCGTAAAGGCACTGGCAGAAGGCGCCCGTGCTGGCGGACTGAAGTTCTAG
- the rplE gene encoding 50S ribosomal protein L5, whose product MARLKEFYKEKVVPALKEEFGYSNPMQIPGLTKIVVNMGVGEASQNSKEIEGALSDMTAITGQKPVTTRARKSIANFKLRDGMVVGCRVTLRGEQMWEFLDRLINITLPRIRDFKGVSPKSFDGRGNFTLGLKEQIIFPEIEYDRVDKIRGMDITICTTANTNDEGRALLKQFSMPFRT is encoded by the coding sequence ATGGCTCGTTTGAAGGAATTTTATAAAGAGAAGGTTGTGCCTGCGCTCAAGGAAGAGTTCGGCTATAGCAACCCGATGCAGATCCCCGGCCTCACCAAGATTGTGGTGAATATGGGTGTGGGTGAAGCTTCGCAGAACTCCAAAGAGATTGAAGGCGCACTGTCTGATATGACCGCAATTACTGGCCAGAAGCCAGTAACTACCCGTGCTCGCAAGTCAATTGCGAACTTCAAGTTGCGTGATGGTATGGTTGTAGGTTGCCGTGTGACGCTTCGTGGTGAGCAGATGTGGGAGTTCCTGGATCGTCTGATCAATATCACTCTGCCGCGTATTCGCGACTTTAAGGGTGTTTCACCGAAATCATTCGATGGCCGCGGTAACTTCACGCTTGGTTTGAAAGAGCAGATTATCTTCCCTGAAATCGAATATGACCGGGTAGATAAAATTCGCGGTATGGATATTACCATCTGCACAACTGCGAATACGAATGATGAGGGACGTGCCCTGCTGAAACAGTTCAGCATGCCGTTCCGCACTTAA
- the rpmC gene encoding 50S ribosomal protein L29, with translation MSDIKKAKDLRGMKEAELKERMDELAAEHMKLRFQKATMQLNNTARIGQVRREIARIKTVLAERG, from the coding sequence ATGAGTGATATTAAGAAAGCAAAAGATCTGCGCGGCATGAAAGAGGCCGAACTGAAAGAGCGCATGGATGAGCTGGCTGCAGAGCACATGAAGCTGCGTTTCCAGAAGGCCACGATGCAGCTGAACAACACCGCTCGCATTGGTCAGGTACGCCGCGAAATCGCACGCATCAAGACCGTTCTTGCTGAGCGCGGCTAA
- the rpsQ gene encoding 30S ribosomal protein S17, with translation MSEATTNKRTLEGVVVSNKGEKTVVVQVERKFIHPRYRKTVRSHKKYMAHDAENTCNIGDTVRIIESAPISRRKRWTMEAVLTRAEQL, from the coding sequence ATGTCCGAGGCAACAACAAACAAGCGCACCCTGGAAGGGGTAGTAGTAAGTAACAAAGGCGAGAAAACCGTAGTTGTGCAGGTTGAGCGTAAGTTCATTCATCCGCGCTACCGTAAGACGGTTCGTTCGCACAAGAAGTATATGGCACATGACGCTGAAAACACCTGCAACATTGGTGATACTGTTCGTATCATTGAATCCGCACCGATCTCCCGCCGCAAGCGCTGGACGATGGAAGCGGTTCTGACACGTGCAGAGCAGCTCTAA
- the rpmD gene encoding 50S ribosomal protein L30, producing the protein MAKKETIRIRQFKSGIGYAKDQRATLVGLGFRRINQVVELEDTASVRGMVNKVRHLVRIESGE; encoded by the coding sequence ATGGCTAAGAAAGAGACGATTCGCATCCGTCAGTTTAAGAGCGGTATCGGTTACGCCAAGGATCAGAGGGCAACTCTGGTCGGTCTGGGCTTCCGTCGCATCAATCAGGTTGTAGAGCTTGAGGACACTGCTTCTGTTCGCGGTATGGTGAACAAGGTACGTCATCTAGTTCGTATTGAGTCCGGAGAGTAA
- the rpsJ gene encoding 30S ribosomal protein S10: protein MATQSIRIRLKAFDHRILDKSAADIVATAKRTGAEVRGPIPIPTKIRKFCVIKSPHKYKDSREQFEIRTHKRMLDIDKPTPQTVDALMKLDLPSGVDVEIKL, encoded by the coding sequence GTGGCAACACAAAGTATTCGTATTCGTCTGAAAGCCTTTGATCACCGTATTCTTGATAAGAGTGCGGCAGACATCGTGGCTACAGCAAAACGTACCGGTGCAGAAGTACGTGGTCCGATTCCAATTCCGACCAAGATTCGCAAATTTTGCGTGATCAAATCTCCGCACAAGTACAAAGATTCTCGTGAGCAGTTCGAGATTCGTACACACAAGCGCATGCTTGATATTGATAAGCCAACTCCACAGACCGTGGATGCGCTGATGAAACTTGATCTCCCATCCGGTGTGGATGTTGAGATCAAACTTTAA
- the rplF gene encoding 50S ribosomal protein L6 — MSRVGKEPITIPAGVEVRLSDDSVTVKGAKGELSSPLFADITVEQDGNTLTVSCADLDTKKTKSFYGLARMLIANNITGVTTGFEKKLELRGVGYRAQAQGSTLNLSLGFSHPVVYALPDGVAAAVEGSIITVSGIDKQQVGQVAAEIRAYRPPEPYKGKGVRYVGEYVPMKEGKKA, encoded by the coding sequence ATGTCACGTGTTGGTAAAGAACCTATTACTATCCCTGCCGGTGTTGAAGTACGTCTGAGTGACGATTCAGTTACCGTTAAGGGCGCCAAAGGTGAGCTCAGCTCACCACTGTTCGCAGATATCACTGTCGAGCAGGATGGCAATACACTCACTGTAAGCTGTGCAGATCTTGATACTAAAAAGACCAAGTCTTTTTATGGCCTGGCTCGCATGCTGATTGCAAACAACATCACTGGTGTTACCACTGGTTTTGAGAAGAAGCTTGAACTGCGTGGCGTTGGTTATCGTGCTCAGGCTCAGGGTAGTACCCTGAACCTTTCATTGGGTTTCTCTCATCCGGTTGTGTATGCACTTCCTGATGGCGTAGCTGCAGCAGTTGAGGGTAGCATCATTACTGTTTCCGGTATCGACAAGCAGCAGGTCGGACAGGTTGCAGCAGAGATTCGTGCTTACCGTCCGCCAGAGCCATACAAGGGCAAGGGTGTACGCTACGTTGGTGAATATGTACCGATGAAAGAAGGCAAGAAGGCTTAA
- the rplO gene encoding 50S ribosomal protein L15 translates to MKLNELKSTEGSRKDRKRKGQGIATGNGKTGGRGHKGQKSRSGGKVARGFEGGQMPLIRRVPKRGFTARKDNSFQLVNLGQLNAFDDGAAVDAAALFDAGLVRNAVDPIKLLANGDLSKKVIISVAAASAQAAAKVEAAGGKLNLASAEG, encoded by the coding sequence ATGAAACTGAATGAGCTGAAATCAACTGAAGGTTCCCGTAAAGACCGTAAGCGTAAGGGTCAGGGTATCGCAACAGGCAATGGCAAGACCGGTGGTCGTGGCCATAAAGGTCAGAAGTCCCGTTCAGGCGGCAAGGTTGCCCGCGGTTTCGAAGGTGGCCAGATGCCACTGATCCGTCGTGTACCTAAGCGCGGCTTTACTGCACGTAAGGATAATAGCTTCCAGCTTGTAAACCTGGGTCAGCTGAATGCATTTGATGACGGCGCTGCTGTTGATGCAGCTGCGCTTTTTGATGCAGGCCTGGTTCGCAACGCCGTAGATCCAATCAAACTGCTGGCTAATGGTGATCTTTCCAAGAAAGTTATCATTTCTGTAGCTGCTGCCTCTGCGCAGGCTGCAGCCAAGGTTGAAGCTGCCGGCGGCAAGCTGAACCTAGCCTCGGCTGAGGGTTAA
- the rpsE gene encoding 30S ribosomal protein S5, with the protein MINVDELELNEKLITINRIAKTTSGGRRMSFSALMVVGDGNGHVGYGHAKAKEVPEAIRKATDIAKKSVIFVPRKEGTIHYKVIGIQDASRVMLKPASEGTGVIAGSSVRAVLEAVGIKDVLTKSLGSRNALNTVSATFNGLKELESPEQIAARRGKSA; encoded by the coding sequence ATGATCAATGTAGACGAATTAGAACTGAATGAGAAACTGATTACTATCAACCGTATCGCGAAGACCACATCTGGTGGCCGTCGCATGAGCTTCTCAGCTCTGATGGTTGTTGGTGATGGCAACGGACACGTCGGTTATGGACATGCTAAAGCTAAAGAGGTTCCAGAAGCGATCCGCAAGGCAACTGACATTGCCAAGAAGTCGGTGATTTTTGTACCTCGCAAAGAAGGCACCATCCACTACAAAGTGATTGGTATCCAGGATGCGAGCCGCGTTATGCTCAAGCCTGCTTCTGAAGGTACTGGCGTAATCGCTGGTTCCTCTGTGCGTGCGGTTCTTGAAGCTGTTGGCATTAAAGATGTTCTGACCAAATCACTCGGCTCCCGTAATGCGCTGAATACTGTTAGCGCCACCTTTAATGGATTGAAAGAGCTGGAAAGCCCTGAGCAGATTGCCGCACGACGTGGCAAGTCCGCTTAA
- the rplW gene encoding 50S ribosomal protein L23: protein MSANINHFDILRQPVITEKSYSGTGAANQYTFRVARSATKSQVKAAVEAVFEVKVDKVQVINMPSKPKRRGAHTGARSGYRKAVIRLAEGHTLEVAEEV, encoded by the coding sequence ATGAGTGCAAACATCAATCATTTCGACATCCTGCGTCAGCCTGTTATCACTGAGAAGAGCTACTCAGGTACCGGCGCAGCCAATCAGTACACTTTCCGTGTTGCCCGTAGTGCGACCAAATCACAGGTCAAGGCCGCTGTAGAGGCTGTCTTCGAAGTGAAGGTTGATAAAGTTCAGGTTATTAATATGCCTAGCAAGCCAAAGCGTCGCGGTGCTCATACAGGCGCCCGCTCAGGCTACCGCAAGGCTGTGATCCGTCTGGCTGAGGGACACACTCTGGAAGTGGCGGAAGAGGTATAA